From Fusarium fujikuroi IMI 58289 draft genome, chromosome FFUJ_chr07, a single genomic window includes:
- a CDS encoding related to protocatechuate 3,4-dioxygenase beta subunit — protein sequence MRLSASITLGLAALAVAHPGEDHHDELEARRSFEASAERLSLRHCAEKLKARGVTERNIKRRSALIEEHRRKRGIKKRDLEDVLNTDHNKTDLGYTPNTPAETLFAGQNSCVLTPEVTLGPYYVSGESVRRDLKEDQEGVDLVLDYQIIDVTTCEPVPELYLEIWHCNATGVYGGVNNQGNGNFADKANINKTFGRGIQPTDEDGVAQFETLFPGHYVGRTTHIHLLAHANATLYQNKTLGNDIYSSHIGQTYFDQDLIDEVEALAPYNTNTQAQTTNAGDGILAQAANQDYDPIVEWTLLGDTVAEGLFGWLAYGINITTTEKVTPAVFRYEDGGHTNPDFGGGGPGGPGGPPPPGTSEAGDTTSDAA from the exons ATGCGTCTTTCTGCCTCAATTACTTTGGGTTTGGCTGCGTTGGCCGTGGCTCATCCCGGCGAAGACCACCACGATGAGCTCGAAGCACGCCGCTCCTTCGAGGCCAGTGCTGAGCGACTGTCTCTCCGTCACTGTGCTGAGAAGCTGAAGGCCAGAGGTGTCACTGAGCGTAACATCAAGCGTCGTTCTGCCTTGATTGAGGAGCATCGACGAAAGC GTGGTATCAAGAAGCGCGATCTTGAGGACGTGCTCAATACGGACCACAACAAGACCGACCTTGGGTATACACCCAACACTCCAGCCGAGACCCTCTTCGCTGGTCAAAACTCGTGCGTTCTAACCCCCGAGGTCACTCTCGGTCCATACT ACGTCAGTGGCGAGTCTGTCCGGCGTGATCTGAAAGAGGACCAGGAgggtgttgatcttgttctcgacTACCAAATCATCGACGTAACTACCTGTGAGCCTGTACCGGAGCTGTACCTCGAGATCTGGCACTGCAACGCGACTGGTGTCTATGGTGGCGTAAACAACCAGGGAAACGGAAACTTTGCCGACAAGGCCAACATTAACAAGACATTTGGCCGCGGAATCCAGCCAactgatgaagatggtgtcGCCCAGTTTGAGACCCTCTTCCCAGGCCACTATGTTGGCCGTACGACGCACATCCACCTCCTGGCTCATGCAAACGCTACTCTGTACCAGAATAAGACACTTGGAAACGACATCTACAGCAGCCACATTGGTCAGACTTACTTTGACCAGGATCTGATCGATGAAGTCGAAGCCCTTGCTCCTTACAACACCAATACGCAGGCTCAGACCACCAACGCTGGTGATGGAATTCTAGCTCAGGCTGCCAACCAAGACTACGACCCGATCGTCGAATGGACCCTTCTTGGTGACACTGTTGCTGAGGGACTCTTCGGCTGGTTGGCTTatggcatcaacatcactACTACTGAAAAGGTTACCCCCGCAGTTTTCAGATATGAGGATGGCGGCCATACCAACCCTGACTTTGGAGGAGGCGGTCCTGGCGGTCCTGGAGGACCCCCGCCACCAGGCACAAGTGAGGCAGGGGATACCACGAGCGATGCTGCTTAG
- a CDS encoding related to galactose oxidase precursor, which translates to MVQVPFVALAALLITPFSSAALTQCPSKEASWTSKTGTEYTICRNTDYRYGGGSLKVARDIKSTNACAEICSKDPRCVKAVYDKRNRICHVKDNANEAQMNWATDAKFDTIRVKNVNEGVFISRCPNPTNNYRSKGGKTFNVCHNSDYVGPTSRMTKNCASLAACADICSGIKTCKKAVYDKQEKVCHIKETEPKASLFWVQSKRYSVVHSPVESKPATQGKWSDLIRLPVIPVAAYVVPQFPQSQQLLFFSSWGADAFGGASGRTQFGVLDLPSGAVGQREVADTHHDMFCPGMSQLADGRILIQGGSDAEAVTLYNPKTNSFTRGPDMKIPRGYQTSTILSDGRVFTIGGAYSGPREGKNGEVYDPKANKWTMLPGADVKPMLTKDREGIWREDNHAWLFGWKDGSVFQAGPSKEQHWYGTKQKGSIVKSGKRDNADAMCGIFVMYDAVAGKILSAGGAQDYTASDANKRAHITTIGDPYKPASVKRVADMAFPRGFGNAVVLPDGTVLVTGGQRKTMVFTNTDGILVPELYNPATNKWTQLAPHAVPRNYHSVSILLPDATVFIGGGGLCYVAKIGGSTAGCDKTADHADGEIFQPPYLFNKDGSIAKRPIIQNLAQKPVKAGSTLKFSVTNTSGKVKMSLVRMGSATHSVNSDQRRVPLTDFQVKGNQYTVKLPKDNGILLPGYYYLFVMSPQGTPSMSKTVQIAL; encoded by the coding sequence ATGGTTCAAGTTCCATTCGTGGCTCTAGCAGCCCTACTAATTACTCCATTCTCTTCTGCCGCTCTCACGCAGTGCCCATCGAAAGAAGCATCGTGGACATCCAAGACCGGTACCGAGTACACCATTTGCCGCAATACCGACTATCGATACGGTGGAGGCAGTCTTAAGGTCGCCCGGGACATCAAATCTACCAATGCCTGTGCCGAAATCTGCAGCAAGGACCCCCGATGCGTCAAGGCTGTATACGATAAGCGAAACCGCATCTGCCACGTTAAGGACAATGCCAACGAGGCCCAGATGAACTGGGCGACGGATGCCAAGTTCGACACCATTCGCGTCAAGAACGTCAACGAGGGAGTCTTCATCTCTCGTTGCCCCAACCCAACCAACAATTACCGCTCCAAGGGTGGCAAGACTTTCAACGTCTGCCACAACAGCGACTACGTCGGTCCGACATCACGAATGACCAAGAACTGCGCTTCTCTTGCTGCATGTGCCGATATTTGCTCCGGTATCAAGACATGCAAGAAAGCCGTCTACGACAAGCAGGAGAAGGTCTGTCACATCAAGGAGACCGAGCCCAAGGCGTCGCTCTTTTGGGTGCAGAGCAAGCGATACAGCGTTGTTCACTCCCCAGTCGAGTCTAAGCCTGCAACTCAAGGCAAATGGTCCGATCTCATCCGTCTCCCTGTCATTCCTGTTGCCGCCTATGTTGTTCCTCAGTTCCCTCAATCGCAgcaacttcttttcttctcatcttgggGCGCTGACGCCTTCGGTGGTGCCTCTGGCCGCACCCAATTTGGAGTTCTCGACCTTCCTTCAGGTGCTGTCGGACAGCGAGAGGTCGCCGATACTCACCATGATATGTTCTGCCCTGGAATGAGTCAGCTCGCTGATGGGCGCATCTTGATTCAGGGTGGTTCTGATGCCGAGGCTGTGACACTCTACAACCCCAAGACCAACTCTTTCACTCGAGGACCAGACATGAAAATTCCTCGTGGCTACCAGACTTCAACTATCCTGTCTGATGGAAGAGTCTTTACCATTGGAGGAGCTTACTCAGGTCCCCGTGAGGGAAAGAATGGTGAAGTATACGAccccaaggccaacaagTGGACCATGTTGCCTGGAGCCGATGTCAAGCCTATGCTCACCAAGGATCGAGAGGGAATCTGGCGTGAGGATAACCACGCTTGGCTCTTTGGTTGGAAAGACGGCAGTGTCTTCCAAGCTGGCCCCAGCAAGGAGCAGCATTGGTATGGCACCAAGCAAAAGGGATCAATCGTCAAGTCTGGTAAGAGAGATAACGCCGATGCTATGTGCGGTATCTTTGTCATGTACGATGCCGTCGCTGGTAAGATTCTGTCCGCTGGTGGTGCCCAGGACTACACCGCAAGCGATGCCAACAAGCGTGCTCACATCACAACCATTGGAGATCCTTACAAGCCTGCTTCCGTCAAGCGTGTTGCTGATATGGCGTTCCCTCGCGGCTTCGGTAATGCTGTCGTTCTTCCTGATGGAACTGTTCTTGTGACTGGAGGTCAACGCAAGACAATGGTCTTCACCAACACTGATGGTATCCTTGTCCCTGAGCTCTATAACCCTGCCACCAACAAGTGGACTCAGCTCGCTCCTCACGCTGTTCCCCGTAACTACCACTCGGTCTCGATCCTGTTGCCTGATGCTACCGTGTTTATTGGTGGTGGCGGCCTCTGCTACGTTGCCAAGATTGGTGGTTCAACTGCTGGCTGCGACAAGACAGCTGACCACGCTGATGGAGAGATCTTCCAGCCTCCTTACCTGTTCAACAAGGATGGCTCCATCGCTAAGCGTCCCATCATCCAGAACCTTGCCCAGAAGCCTGTCAAAGCGGGCAGCACTCTGAAGTTCAGCGTCACAAACACTTctggcaaggtcaagatgtCTCTTGTTCGAATGGGAAGCGCCACACACTCAGTCAACAGCGATCAGAGGCGTGTCCCTCTTACCGACTTCCAAGTCAAGGGCAACCAGTATACGGTCAAGCTACCCAAGGATAACGGTATTCTTCTGCCTGGTTATTACTATCTCTTTGTCATGTCGCCGCAGGGCACTCCTAGCATGTCAAAGACAGTACAGATTGCTTTGTAA